A single region of the Arthrobacter sp. zg-Y820 genome encodes:
- a CDS encoding DUF222 domain-containing protein has protein sequence MCSTPGLHLERLDAMDEEIAAPRTTWMTGTAGPTGNPPRTIQTGQPETLTGETEHISPTGLLHALYSVRNAASDVNEWLPRLNCAELASLASTVEELSRFVDYLQVGTAAAMDRGRVCAEMSGSWTTAAGKAQQEFKSTADYMRQRLRISRREAWRRICLGSALMPATSLTGQRIEPELAALSARVAQGLVSGQAAQTVSVAMKHVQGCGSPEDRASMEEALTEVAVSQDLDALTVVASAWVNQLDPDGTEPSEQQKAELQGLFIRRKYRGMHRLDIFATEDQFETLMTALSPETSPRNDAGQPADGACVDLEGNERAVPADRRSYPQKCLDGLVSSCRIALSSGQLPANGGSKPQVLAIVPYEQLQERVGRKTESGMLAFAGPVPPHQIRRIACEADIIPVVLSGEGRILDVGSASRYFPPHLRKALTARDGGCAFPGCTSPAPWCEAHHIEYYSRGGATSTDNGVLLCGFHHHLIHREKWRIRVRNGVPWFIPPTYVDPFQAPLRNTYFHPLRRDRQTV, from the coding sequence ATGTGTTCGACGCCGGGCCTTCATCTTGAGAGGCTGGATGCCATGGACGAAGAGATCGCTGCCCCGAGGACAACGTGGATGACCGGAACTGCCGGCCCCACCGGTAACCCGCCGCGGACCATACAGACCGGACAGCCCGAAACTCTGACTGGTGAGACTGAGCACATAAGTCCTACAGGGCTACTCCATGCCCTTTACTCCGTCCGTAACGCCGCCTCTGATGTTAACGAATGGCTCCCCCGCCTCAACTGTGCCGAACTTGCATCTCTTGCATCCACTGTCGAGGAACTTTCCCGGTTTGTGGACTATCTGCAGGTCGGCACCGCAGCCGCGATGGACCGAGGACGGGTTTGTGCTGAGATGTCAGGATCGTGGACTACCGCGGCCGGGAAAGCCCAGCAGGAGTTTAAGAGCACAGCGGACTACATGCGGCAGCGGCTTCGGATTAGCCGTCGCGAGGCGTGGAGGCGAATCTGCCTTGGATCGGCTCTTATGCCGGCAACTAGCCTGACTGGTCAGAGAATCGAACCTGAGCTCGCAGCACTGTCCGCTCGGGTGGCTCAGGGGCTGGTGTCCGGGCAAGCCGCCCAGACGGTCAGTGTGGCCATGAAACACGTGCAAGGCTGCGGCAGCCCGGAGGACAGGGCCTCCATGGAGGAGGCACTGACGGAAGTGGCTGTCAGCCAGGACCTGGATGCCCTCACTGTGGTGGCCAGCGCCTGGGTGAACCAGTTGGACCCTGATGGAACTGAACCGTCTGAGCAGCAAAAGGCCGAACTGCAGGGCCTGTTTATCCGCCGGAAGTACCGCGGGATGCACCGCCTGGATATTTTCGCGACGGAGGATCAATTCGAAACCCTCATGACGGCGTTGTCTCCGGAAACCAGCCCCCGGAACGACGCGGGGCAACCTGCGGATGGAGCCTGCGTGGATCTGGAAGGAAACGAACGTGCAGTCCCCGCCGACCGGCGGAGCTATCCGCAAAAGTGCCTGGACGGCCTCGTGTCATCCTGCAGGATCGCCCTGTCGTCTGGGCAGCTCCCCGCCAACGGAGGGTCCAAGCCGCAGGTCCTGGCTATCGTTCCTTATGAGCAGCTCCAGGAACGAGTAGGGAGAAAAACGGAAAGCGGCATGCTGGCCTTTGCTGGCCCCGTCCCACCCCACCAAATCCGCCGCATCGCCTGCGAGGCGGACATCATTCCGGTTGTCCTGAGCGGTGAGGGCCGCATATTGGATGTGGGAAGTGCTTCCCGCTACTTCCCGCCGCATCTTAGAAAAGCACTAACCGCCAGAGACGGCGGATGTGCTTTCCCCGGTTGCACCTCACCGGCGCCGTGGTGCGAGGCCCACCACATTGAGTATTACTCCCGTGGCGGCGCTACCAGTACCGACAACGGTGTCCTGCTCTGCGGGTTCCACCATCATTTGATACACCGGGAGAAATGGCGCATCCGCGTCAGGAACGGTGTCCCGTGGTTCATCCCGCCCACCTACGTGGATCCCTTCCAAGCACCGCTGCGCAACACGTATTTCCATCCACTGCGCCGAGACCGACAAACGGTGTGA
- a CDS encoding antitoxin translates to MSVFDGLKGKAGELKDKATEFVGGNADKIKGGIDHAGNFVDQKTGGKYSDKIDGFQSKASEAVDKVDRKQGPDSGTDSGPTPPAV, encoded by the coding sequence GTGTCTGTATTTGACGGGCTCAAGGGCAAGGCCGGAGAGCTGAAGGACAAGGCAACCGAGTTTGTGGGCGGAAACGCTGACAAGATCAAGGGCGGCATCGATCACGCAGGAAACTTCGTCGATCAGAAGACTGGCGGAAAGTACTCCGACAAGATCGATGGCTTCCAGAGCAAGGCCTCAGAGGCGGTAGACAAGGTCGACCGCAAGCAGGGTCCCGACTCCGGAACTGATTCCGGACCGACTCCTCCGGCCGTATAA
- a CDS encoding NAD-dependent epimerase/dehydratase family protein, producing the protein MGGSGLIGRAVARRLLSSGWNVDITGRNPSNVPADLTASGAAFHAADRSDTGALRHLVGSGADLLVDCLCFTAADALHLLPFVGDVGSSVMLSSKAVYVDSFGRHVNSPDRPVFSGPVSEDQPTVAPGNGYFDSPEGYGRNKVAAEHVLLDSGHPVTVLRASKVHGEGASPAREWVFVRRVLDARKAVFLTSSGSGVDHTTAAVNVAALVERIAANPGSRILNSANPDAPSALEISRVVAAYFGHRWEEILLAGGSGSGGRAGSAGSGASAGSGGGRGSGGAAPGERGSAQLGTHPWESAAPIILDTRASLELGYVPVGDYAATVQTELDWLSRSVDDPASAAGRLEFFNRYVDYAAEDRFMSERR; encoded by the coding sequence TTGGGTGGCAGCGGACTGATTGGCCGTGCCGTTGCCCGGCGGCTTTTGTCGTCCGGCTGGAATGTCGATATCACGGGCAGGAACCCATCCAACGTTCCTGCCGATCTCACCGCCTCGGGTGCGGCATTTCATGCGGCCGACCGCAGCGATACCGGGGCTCTGCGGCATCTTGTGGGCTCTGGTGCGGATTTGCTGGTGGATTGCCTGTGCTTCACTGCAGCTGATGCCCTGCATCTTCTTCCGTTTGTGGGTGATGTGGGATCGTCTGTGATGCTCTCCAGCAAAGCCGTTTATGTCGATTCGTTTGGGCGGCACGTGAATTCGCCCGACCGTCCTGTCTTTTCCGGCCCAGTTTCTGAAGACCAGCCCACTGTCGCTCCGGGCAACGGCTATTTCGACTCGCCCGAAGGGTATGGACGCAACAAGGTAGCTGCTGAACACGTGCTGCTGGACAGTGGGCATCCGGTCACTGTCCTCCGTGCGTCAAAGGTACATGGGGAGGGTGCCTCTCCTGCCCGTGAATGGGTCTTTGTCCGTCGTGTCCTGGATGCCCGAAAAGCCGTGTTTCTGACTTCCTCCGGTTCCGGTGTAGACCATACGACTGCAGCTGTGAACGTCGCTGCGCTGGTGGAGCGTATTGCGGCGAACCCCGGTAGCCGGATCCTCAACAGCGCAAATCCTGATGCTCCGAGTGCTCTCGAGATTTCACGTGTTGTCGCGGCCTATTTCGGACACCGGTGGGAGGAGATACTGCTTGCCGGTGGAAGTGGGTCTGGCGGCCGTGCTGGCAGCGCTGGCAGTGGTGCCAGTGCGGGGAGTGGTGGCGGTCGTGGTTCAGGGGGAGCAGCGCCGGGTGAGCGTGGCAGTGCCCAGCTGGGTACGCATCCCTGGGAGAGTGCTGCGCCCATTATTCTGGACACCCGTGCCTCTCTGGAGCTCGGTTACGTTCCTGTGGGTGATTACGCAGCCACGGTCCAAACTGAGCTGGACTGGCTTTCCAGGAGTGTCGACGATCCTGCCTCTGCAGCCGGGCGTCTGGAATTCTTCAACCGATACGTTGACTACGCTGCGGAAGATCGATTTATGTCGGAACGTCGGTAG
- a CDS encoding aromatic ring-hydroxylating dioxygenase subunit alpha, which translates to MTSVQNDPTVVEAIDTSKVPYRVENELLVPTARYHDKEFFEVEKNLWKHAWQLACHGTEIPKPGDFTEYTILDQSIMLIRQKDGSVKAFHNACRHRGTAIACGSGTFRADQVVCPFHGWRWNLEGKNTYIYAKDAFREETVQQADVDLAEVQVSERWGFVWINMDPKAVSFEEWLGGIKGPLDGNGFEKAHITWWHQIEFEANWKIAQEAFFEAYHVMQAHPEMAGFLRDEDFNALAFAHYSTDPQGHGWTDSRAPRILQLPGQEDRLFADPEKMTPAVKFYMSAKVMWEGSQSQTNAHYIAILEDLLEITDANEFFGEFFKRAYIDAAMRGVELTPMHPDTTGHWTMFPNFTGVAMLGCGLVYRARPHPTDPNKCIYDFFALEIPPTGTPVKKPKIGADDAPTWDELWFVQQDASNIERMQTGIRSSDLEHVRLGVDVERLIVNWHQALDRELAKYL; encoded by the coding sequence ATGACCAGTGTTCAAAACGACCCGACTGTCGTTGAAGCGATCGACACGTCGAAGGTGCCGTACCGGGTGGAAAATGAGCTCTTGGTTCCGACGGCCCGGTACCACGACAAGGAGTTCTTCGAGGTGGAGAAGAACCTTTGGAAGCACGCGTGGCAGCTGGCCTGCCACGGCACGGAAATCCCCAAGCCCGGAGACTTCACGGAATACACCATCCTTGACCAGTCCATCATGCTCATCCGCCAGAAGGACGGCAGCGTCAAGGCGTTCCACAATGCCTGCCGGCACCGCGGCACGGCGATTGCCTGCGGCTCCGGCACTTTCCGGGCCGACCAGGTCGTTTGCCCCTTCCACGGTTGGCGCTGGAATCTTGAGGGCAAGAACACCTACATCTACGCCAAGGATGCCTTCCGCGAGGAAACCGTTCAGCAGGCGGATGTCGACCTCGCCGAAGTGCAGGTGTCGGAGCGCTGGGGATTCGTTTGGATCAACATGGATCCCAAAGCCGTCTCCTTCGAGGAATGGCTTGGAGGGATCAAGGGTCCGCTCGACGGCAACGGATTCGAAAAGGCACACATTACGTGGTGGCACCAGATCGAATTCGAGGCGAACTGGAAGATCGCTCAGGAGGCCTTCTTTGAGGCCTATCATGTGATGCAGGCACACCCCGAGATGGCCGGATTCCTGCGCGATGAAGACTTTAACGCCCTCGCCTTCGCGCACTACAGCACGGATCCGCAGGGGCACGGGTGGACCGATTCCAGAGCGCCGAGAATCCTGCAGCTGCCGGGTCAGGAAGACCGGCTTTTTGCAGACCCGGAGAAGATGACACCTGCGGTGAAGTTCTATATGAGTGCGAAGGTCATGTGGGAAGGATCGCAGTCGCAGACGAATGCTCACTACATCGCGATTCTGGAAGATTTGTTGGAGATAACCGATGCCAACGAATTCTTCGGTGAGTTCTTCAAGCGGGCCTACATCGATGCCGCGATGCGCGGAGTCGAGCTGACACCCATGCATCCGGACACCACCGGGCACTGGACAATGTTTCCGAACTTCACCGGTGTGGCGATGCTGGGCTGCGGCCTGGTCTACCGTGCGCGTCCCCACCCCACGGACCCCAACAAATGCATCTACGACTTCTTCGCCCTGGAAATCCCTCCCACGGGCACCCCGGTCAAGAAGCCCAAGATCGGAGCAGACGACGCGCCCACATGGGATGAACTGTGGTTCGTCCAGCAGGACGCGAGCAACATTGAGCGAATGCAAACGGGTATCCGCTCGTCGGACCTGGAGCATGTCCGTCTCGGTGTCGACGTCGAGCGCCTGATCGTCAACTGGCATCAGGCACTGGACCGAGAACTCGCCAAGTACCTGTAG